The following proteins are co-located in the Synechococcus sp. PROS-U-1 genome:
- a CDS encoding ferredoxin:protochlorophyllide reductase (ATP-dependent) subunit N — translation MAGPTLLKESGPREVFCGLTSIVWLHRRMPDAFFLVVGSRTCAHLIQSAAGVMIFAEPRFGTAILSERDLAGLADAHDELDRVCKELLQRRPEIRTLFLVGSCPSEVIKLDLARAAERLNDELSGRVRVVNYSGSGIETTFTQGEDGALAALVPLLPANDERQLLLVGTLADAVEDRLIHLFQRMGIKTIQSLPPRQSTDLPGVGAGTTVLLTQPFLTETARLLSDRGATVLTAPFPLGAEGSRHWMEAAAAAFHLPDERVAAVLDPLMKRAQSALARHRAVLEGKRIFLLPESQLELPLARFLQRECGMELVEVGTPYLNREQMAAELALLPDDTPVMEGQHVEQQLDRVRASQPDLVVCGMGLANPLEAEGIATKWSIELVFSPIHGIDQAGDLAELFSRPLRRRQLIRPGLHPSSPDTPVHV, via the coding sequence ATGGCCGGGCCCACCTTGTTGAAGGAATCAGGACCACGGGAGGTGTTCTGTGGTCTCACCTCCATCGTGTGGCTGCATCGGCGCATGCCCGATGCCTTTTTTCTGGTCGTCGGATCACGCACCTGCGCCCATCTGATTCAAAGCGCCGCGGGTGTGATGATTTTTGCCGAACCGCGTTTCGGCACAGCCATTCTCAGCGAGCGAGATCTGGCCGGCCTGGCGGATGCTCACGACGAACTTGATCGCGTTTGCAAGGAACTTCTGCAACGCCGCCCCGAGATCCGCACGCTGTTTCTCGTGGGGTCCTGCCCCAGCGAAGTGATCAAGCTGGATCTGGCCCGAGCCGCTGAACGGCTGAACGATGAGCTCTCCGGCCGTGTACGGGTGGTGAACTACTCCGGCAGCGGCATTGAAACCACCTTCACCCAGGGGGAAGACGGGGCGCTGGCGGCGCTCGTCCCCCTCTTGCCCGCCAATGATGAGCGGCAGCTTCTGCTGGTGGGAACCCTCGCCGATGCCGTGGAAGACAGGCTGATTCACCTGTTCCAGCGGATGGGCATCAAGACCATTCAGAGCCTTCCGCCCCGGCAATCAACCGATCTGCCTGGGGTGGGAGCGGGAACCACGGTGCTACTCACCCAACCTTTTCTGACCGAAACCGCCCGCTTGTTGAGCGATCGCGGTGCCACGGTGCTCACAGCCCCATTTCCCCTGGGCGCTGAAGGCAGTCGCCATTGGATGGAGGCTGCTGCTGCGGCATTCCATCTCCCGGACGAGCGGGTCGCCGCTGTGCTCGATCCATTGATGAAGCGCGCCCAAAGCGCCTTGGCCCGGCACCGCGCCGTGCTGGAGGGCAAGCGGATCTTTCTGCTCCCCGAATCCCAGCTCGAATTGCCCCTAGCCCGCTTCCTGCAACGGGAATGCGGCATGGAGCTGGTGGAGGTGGGAACGCCTTATCTGAACCGCGAACAGATGGCCGCCGAGCTGGCTTTGCTTCCCGACGACACCCCGGTGATGGAGGGGCAGCACGTTGAGCAACAGCTCGACCGGGTACGCGCCAGCCAACCGGACCTTGTGGTCTGTGGCATGGGCCTCGCCAATCCGCTCGAGGCCGAAGGCATCGCCACCAAATGGTCGATCGAACTGGTGTTCAGCCCGATTCATGGCATCGACCAGGCGGGCGACCTGGCGGAACTGTTTTCCCGGCCGTTGCGTCGCCGGCAATTGATTCGCCCCGGTCTGCATCCGAGTAGCCCCGACACCCCCGTTCACGTCTGA
- a CDS encoding ferredoxin:protochlorophyllide reductase (ATP-dependent) subunit B, whose amino-acid sequence MQLTLWTYEGPPHVGAMRIAASMNGVHYVLHAPQGDTYADLLFTMIERRGQRPPVTYTTFQARDLGGDTAELVKRHVREAVERFQPDALLVGESCTAELIQDQPGALAQGMDLTMPVVNLELPAYSKKENWGAAETFYQLIRNLLKAQVPTDINHDPKAWHQEGRRPRVNLLGPSLLGFRCRDDVLEVQKLLTLHGIDVGVVAPLGAGVDDLKRIPDADLNVCLYPEVAESSCSWLERNFGMPFSRTVPIGVGATHDFLVEVHSLLGMAAPAPDEGYKRSRLPWYSESVDSTYLTGKRVFIFGDGSHALAAARICSEELGFTVVGLGTYSREMARPVRAAAKALGLEALICDDYLEVEAAMAETAPELVLGTQMERHSAKRLGIPCAVISTPMHVQDVPARISPQMGWEGANVIFDDWVHPLMMGLEEHLIGMFRHDFEFVDGHQSHLGHAGGAGAADISPLPEIPSDIPEDGNDALAWTADGEAELKKIPFFVRGKVRRNTEAYARDVGCREISSETLYDAKAHYKA is encoded by the coding sequence ATGCAACTCACGCTCTGGACCTATGAAGGTCCGCCCCATGTGGGGGCCATGCGCATCGCCGCCTCGATGAACGGCGTGCACTACGTGCTCCATGCCCCCCAAGGGGACACCTACGCCGACCTGCTGTTCACGATGATTGAGCGGCGCGGGCAACGACCACCGGTCACTTACACCACCTTCCAGGCCAGGGATCTGGGGGGTGATACCGCCGAACTGGTGAAGCGGCATGTGCGCGAAGCCGTGGAGCGCTTCCAACCCGATGCCCTGCTGGTGGGTGAAAGCTGCACCGCGGAGCTCATTCAGGATCAACCGGGCGCCCTGGCCCAGGGCATGGACCTGACCATGCCGGTGGTGAATCTGGAGCTGCCGGCCTACAGCAAGAAGGAGAACTGGGGAGCGGCGGAGACCTTCTATCAATTAATCCGCAACCTGCTCAAGGCGCAGGTCCCCACAGACATCAACCATGACCCCAAGGCGTGGCATCAGGAGGGGCGCCGACCGCGGGTGAACCTGTTGGGTCCATCACTGCTTGGCTTCCGCTGCCGCGACGACGTGCTGGAGGTGCAAAAGCTGCTCACCCTGCACGGCATTGATGTGGGAGTGGTGGCACCGCTCGGTGCGGGGGTGGACGATCTGAAGCGCATCCCCGATGCCGATCTAAATGTTTGCCTCTATCCAGAGGTGGCCGAATCCAGCTGCAGCTGGCTGGAGCGCAACTTCGGGATGCCCTTCAGCCGAACGGTGCCGATCGGGGTCGGCGCGACCCACGATTTCCTGGTGGAGGTGCACAGCCTGCTGGGTATGGCGGCCCCCGCTCCAGATGAGGGCTACAAGCGCTCACGCCTGCCCTGGTATTCGGAATCCGTCGACTCCACCTACCTCACCGGCAAGCGGGTGTTCATCTTTGGCGACGGCAGCCATGCCCTAGCCGCAGCAAGGATCTGCAGTGAGGAACTGGGCTTCACTGTGGTGGGGCTGGGCACCTACAGCCGGGAAATGGCCCGGCCCGTGAGGGCGGCCGCCAAAGCCCTGGGCCTGGAAGCCCTGATCTGCGACGACTACCTGGAAGTGGAAGCTGCCATGGCGGAAACAGCACCGGAACTGGTGCTGGGAACGCAGATGGAACGCCACAGCGCCAAGCGGCTGGGGATTCCCTGCGCGGTGATCAGCACACCCATGCACGTTCAGGACGTGCCCGCCCGGATCAGCCCACAAATGGGCTGGGAAGGGGCAAACGTGATCTTCGACGACTGGGTCCACCCGCTGATGATGGGGCTGGAGGAACACCTGATCGGCATGTTCCGCCACGACTTCGAATTTGTGGATGGTCACCAGAGCCATCTGGGCCATGCCGGTGGTGCCGGAGCCGCCGACATCTCCCCATTGCCTGAGATTCCAAGCGACATCCCTGAGGACGGCAACGACGCACTGGCATGGACAGCCGACGGGGAAGCCGAACTGAAAAAGATCCCCTTCTTCGTGCGGGGCAAGGTGCGTCGCAACACCGAGGCTTACGCCCGCGATGTGGGCTGCCGGGAGATAAGCAGCGAAACGCTCTATGACGCCAAAGCCCACTACAAGGCATGA